A portion of the Saimiri boliviensis isolate mSaiBol1 chromosome 1, mSaiBol1.pri, whole genome shotgun sequence genome contains these proteins:
- the CNEP1R1 gene encoding nuclear envelope phosphatase-regulatory subunit 1: protein MNSLEQAEDLKAFERRLTEYIHCLQPATGRWRMLLIVVSVCTATGAWNWLIDPETQKVSFFTSLWNHPFFTISCITLIGLFFAGIHKRVVAPSIIAARCRTVLAEYNMSCDDTGKLILKPRPHVQ, encoded by the exons ATGAACTCGCTGGAGCAGGCGGAAG ATCTCAAGGCTTTTGAGAGGAGACTTACTGAATATATTCATTGTTTGCAACCTGCTACTGGACGTTGGAGAA TGCTTCTTATAGTGGTATCTGTCTGTACGGCTACTGGTGCCTGGAACTGGTTAATAGATCCTGAGACACAAAAG GTGTCCTTCTTCACATCATTATGGAATCATCCATTTTTCACCATTAGCTGTATCACTCTAATAGGCTTGTTCTTTGCTGGAATACACAAGAGAGTAGTTGCACCATCAAT TATAGCTGCTCGATGTCGAACGGTGTTAGCAGAATACAATATGTCTTGTGATGAT acaggaaaattaattttgaaaccTAGGCCTCATGTTCAATGA